Proteins co-encoded in one Paraburkholderia terrae genomic window:
- a CDS encoding O-acetylhomoserine aminocarboxypropyltransferase: MSANRFDTLALHAGAAPDPATGARATPIYQTTSFTFRDSDHAAALFNMERAGHVYSRISNPTVAVFEERVAALENGAGAIGTASGQAALHLAIATLMGAGSHIVASSALYGGSHNLLNYTLRRFGIETTFVKPGDIDAWRAALRPNTKLLFGETLGNPGLDVLDIATVARIAHEHRVPLLVDSTFTTPYLLKPFDHGADFVYHSATKFLGGHGTTIGGVLVDGGTFDFDASGRFPEFTEPYEGFHGMVFAEESTVAPFLLRARREGLRDFGACLHPQAAWQLLQGIETLPLRMERHVTNTRKVVEFLAAHAAVESVAYPELPTHPDHALAQRLLPRGAGAVFSFNLRGDRAAGRAFIEALSLFSHLANVGDARSLVIHPASTTHFRMDAAALAAAGIAEGTIRLSIGLEDPDDLIDDLKRALKAAQKSAGSTAQQAASKPADPARKESA, translated from the coding sequence ATGTCCGCCAACCGTTTCGACACGCTTGCGCTGCATGCGGGCGCCGCCCCCGACCCCGCGACGGGCGCGCGCGCGACGCCGATCTACCAGACCACGTCCTTCACGTTCCGCGACTCCGATCACGCCGCCGCGCTCTTCAACATGGAGCGCGCGGGCCATGTCTACTCGCGCATCTCGAACCCGACGGTCGCCGTATTCGAAGAGCGCGTCGCCGCGCTCGAAAACGGCGCGGGCGCGATCGGCACGGCGAGCGGCCAGGCCGCGCTGCATCTCGCGATCGCAACGCTGATGGGCGCGGGCTCGCACATCGTCGCGTCGAGTGCGCTCTATGGCGGCTCGCACAACCTGCTCAACTACACGCTGCGCCGCTTCGGCATCGAAACGACGTTCGTGAAGCCGGGCGACATCGACGCGTGGCGCGCCGCGCTGCGCCCGAACACCAAACTGCTGTTCGGCGAAACGCTGGGCAACCCGGGCCTCGACGTGCTCGATATCGCGACGGTCGCGCGGATCGCGCACGAGCATCGCGTGCCTTTGCTGGTCGATTCGACCTTTACGACGCCGTATCTGCTCAAGCCGTTCGACCACGGCGCGGATTTCGTCTACCACTCCGCGACCAAGTTCCTCGGCGGCCACGGCACGACGATCGGCGGCGTGCTTGTGGACGGCGGCACGTTCGACTTCGACGCGTCCGGGCGCTTCCCGGAATTCACCGAGCCGTACGAAGGCTTTCACGGCATGGTGTTCGCCGAGGAAAGCACGGTTGCGCCGTTCCTGCTGCGCGCACGCCGCGAAGGGTTGCGCGACTTCGGCGCGTGCCTTCATCCGCAAGCGGCGTGGCAACTGCTGCAGGGCATCGAAACGCTGCCGCTGCGCATGGAGCGCCACGTCACGAACACACGCAAGGTGGTCGAATTCCTCGCCGCCCATGCCGCTGTCGAATCAGTCGCCTATCCCGAACTGCCGACCCACCCGGATCACGCGCTCGCGCAGCGCCTGCTGCCGCGCGGTGCGGGCGCCGTGTTCAGCTTCAATCTGCGCGGCGACCGCGCCGCCGGCCGCGCGTTCATCGAAGCGCTATCGCTGTTCTCGCATCTCGCGAACGTCGGCGATGCGCGCTCGCTCGTCATTCATCCTGCCTCGACGACGCACTTCCGCATGGACGCCGCCGCGCTAGCCGCCGCGGGCATAGCGGAAGGCACGATACGTCTTTCGATCGGCCTCGAAGACCCCGACGACCTGATCGACGATCTCAAGCGCGCGCTAAAAGCCGCGCAGAAATCCGCGGGCAGCACTGCGCAACAAGCCGCCTCGAAACCCGCCGATCCGGCGCGCAAGGAGTCCGCATGA
- a CDS encoding CBS domain-containing protein, whose translation MRVSDILKLKGNTLFTVTPDSPLNEAVNTMAEHDIGSLVVMEYGDLVGMLTFREIILVLSRNGGSVGGSTIRKIMDDHPLTCTPETDVNEVRRMMLEHHVRYLPVMESRKLMGVISFYDVAKAVVEEQGFENRMLKAYIRDWPAEDEPQQEQPSR comes from the coding sequence ATGCGCGTCAGCGACATTCTCAAGCTCAAGGGCAACACCCTTTTTACCGTCACGCCCGATAGCCCGCTCAATGAAGCCGTCAACACGATGGCCGAGCACGATATCGGCTCGCTCGTCGTGATGGAGTACGGCGATCTCGTCGGCATGCTGACGTTCCGCGAGATCATTCTCGTGCTGAGCCGCAATGGTGGCAGCGTCGGCGGCAGCACGATCCGCAAGATCATGGACGATCACCCGCTCACCTGCACGCCGGAAACGGATGTCAACGAAGTTCGCCGCATGATGCTCGAACATCACGTGCGTTATCTGCCCGTCATGGAAAGCCGCAAGCTGATGGGCGTGATTTCGTTCTACGACGTCGCGAAGGCGGTCGTTGAAGAGCAGGGCTTCGAGAACCGGATGCTGAAGGCCTATATCCGCGACTGGCCCGCGGAAGATGAGCCGCAGCAGGAGCAGCCGTCGCGCTGA
- a CDS encoding MFS transporter, whose protein sequence is MNDRPLSTAQQQRRTAREHGSQFRLLRERRFAPFFWTQFLGAMNDNVFKIGFTSLVTYQAARFSGVNADTAAFLISAIFILPFVLFSATSGQIADKYDKAMLTRFVKTFEIGVMLVGGAGFWLHNAVLLYLCTFLMGVHSTVFGPVKYAYLPQHLDRSELVGGNGMVEMGTFVAILFGTILGGAAAGSDAHGAAILAFGCVAIALIGRVASGFVPPSMPSQPDLRINWNPISETWRNLKLARQNRTVFLSLLGISWLWFVGATFLSSFFRFAKDVLSANPDVVTVLLATFSIGIGTGSLLCERLSKKRIEIGLVPLGSIGISVFAIDLFFASHALPGVSHLLTVGEFMALPAHWRVLADLFLLAMFGGFYSVPLYALIQSRSQPSHRARIIAANNILNSLFMIVSALIAVALTSAGVGIPGLFLVTALLNVVVAIYIYSLVPEFLLRFVAWLLVHTFYRMRLVHAERIPEEGAAVLVCNHVSYVDAIVIMAESPRPIRFVMDHRIFRTPLVGWLFRHAKAIPIAPAHEDPEMLKRAYDACAKALDDGDLVCIFPEGKLTRTGEMNPFRHGVEEILRRKAVPVVPMALRGLWGSFWSRSTDARFPRPLQRGVMSRLTLAVGEPLEPADATPERLQQVVTELRGARK, encoded by the coding sequence ATGAACGATCGTCCGTTGTCTACCGCCCAACAGCAAAGGCGCACCGCGCGTGAACACGGTTCGCAGTTCCGGCTGTTGCGCGAGCGCCGTTTCGCGCCGTTCTTCTGGACGCAGTTCCTCGGCGCGATGAACGACAACGTGTTCAAGATCGGCTTCACGTCGCTCGTCACGTATCAGGCCGCGCGCTTCTCAGGCGTCAATGCGGATACCGCGGCCTTTCTGATTTCCGCGATCTTCATTCTGCCGTTTGTCTTGTTCTCGGCGACCTCTGGTCAGATCGCCGACAAGTACGACAAGGCGATGCTCACGCGCTTCGTCAAGACATTCGAGATCGGCGTGATGCTGGTCGGCGGCGCAGGCTTCTGGCTGCACAACGCCGTGCTGCTGTATCTGTGTACGTTCCTGATGGGCGTCCATTCGACGGTGTTCGGCCCCGTCAAGTACGCTTACTTGCCACAGCATCTGGACAGATCGGAGCTGGTCGGCGGCAACGGCATGGTCGAGATGGGCACCTTCGTCGCGATTCTGTTCGGCACGATTCTGGGCGGCGCGGCGGCGGGCTCGGACGCGCACGGCGCGGCGATCCTCGCGTTCGGCTGCGTGGCGATTGCGCTGATTGGACGCGTCGCGTCGGGCTTCGTGCCGCCGTCGATGCCTTCTCAACCGGACCTGCGCATCAACTGGAATCCAATCAGCGAAACCTGGCGAAATCTGAAACTGGCGCGTCAGAACCGGACGGTGTTTCTGAGCCTGCTTGGCATTTCCTGGCTGTGGTTCGTTGGCGCGACGTTCCTGTCGTCGTTCTTCCGGTTCGCGAAGGACGTGCTGTCCGCCAATCCCGATGTCGTGACCGTGCTGCTCGCCACCTTTTCGATCGGCATCGGCACCGGGTCGCTGTTGTGCGAGCGGCTGTCAAAGAAACGCATCGAAATCGGGCTCGTGCCGCTCGGCTCGATCGGCATCAGCGTGTTCGCGATTGACCTGTTCTTCGCGAGCCACGCGCTGCCGGGCGTCTCGCATCTGCTGACGGTCGGCGAATTCATGGCCTTGCCCGCGCACTGGCGCGTGCTTGCCGATCTGTTCCTGCTGGCGATGTTCGGCGGCTTCTACAGCGTGCCGCTCTACGCGCTGATCCAGAGCCGCAGCCAGCCGAGCCACCGCGCGCGGATCATCGCGGCGAACAATATCCTCAACTCGCTGTTCATGATCGTGTCGGCACTGATAGCCGTCGCTCTGACGTCGGCGGGTGTCGGCATTCCGGGGTTGTTCCTCGTGACGGCGCTGCTCAACGTGGTGGTCGCGATCTATATCTATTCGCTCGTGCCCGAGTTTCTGCTGCGCTTCGTCGCTTGGCTGCTGGTACACACGTTCTACCGGATGCGCCTCGTGCATGCGGAGCGCATTCCCGAAGAGGGCGCGGCCGTGCTGGTGTGCAATCACGTGAGCTATGTCGACGCCATTGTCATCATGGCGGAAAGCCCGCGGCCGATCCGCTTCGTGATGGACCACCGGATTTTCCGCACACCGCTTGTCGGCTGGCTCTTTAGACACGCTAAGGCGATTCCGATCGCCCCCGCACATGAAGACCCGGAAATGCTGAAACGTGCCTATGACGCCTGTGCGAAAGCGCTCGACGACGGCGATCTCGTCTGTATTTTTCCCGAAGGCAAGCTGACACGAACGGGTGAGATGAATCCGTTCCGCCATGGCGTGGAGGAAATTCTGCGGCGCAAGGCCGTGCCCGTCGTACCGATGGCGCTGCGAGGGCTGTGGGGCAGTTTCTGGTCGCGCAGCACCGATGCGCGCTTTCCGCGGCCGCTCCAGAGGGGCGTGATGAGCCGTCTGACGCTGGCCGTCGGTGAGCCGCTCGAACCGGCCGACGCGACGCCGGAACGTCTGCAGCAGGTCGTCACCGAGCTGCGCGGCGCGCGCAAGTGA
- the aroC gene encoding chorismate synthase yields the protein MSGNTLGTLFTVTTFGESHGPAIGCVIDGCPPGMPLVETDIQFELDRRRPGTSRHVTQRQEEDKVEILSGVFEGKTTGAPIALLIRNTDQRSKDYGNIVETFRPGHADYTYWQKYGIRDHRGGGRSSARLTAPTVAAGAVAKKWLREKFGVEIRGYMAALGEIDVPFVDWQYVRENPFFVPNADIVPQLETYMDELRKDGDSIGARINVVASGVPVGLGEPLFDRLDADIAHAMMGINAVKGVEIGAGFESVRQRGSVHGDELTPEGFVGNHAGGVLGGISTGQDITVSIAIKPTSSIRTPRRSIDKNGQPAVVETFGRHDPCVGIRATPIAEAMLALVLIDHALRHRAQCGDVAVDTPKIAASAP from the coding sequence ATGTCCGGCAATACCCTCGGTACGCTCTTCACCGTCACGACCTTCGGCGAATCGCATGGCCCGGCCATCGGCTGTGTGATCGACGGCTGCCCGCCGGGTATGCCGCTCGTCGAGACCGACATCCAGTTCGAACTCGACCGCCGCCGGCCCGGCACGTCGCGTCATGTGACGCAGCGCCAGGAAGAAGACAAGGTCGAGATTCTCTCGGGCGTCTTCGAAGGCAAAACGACGGGCGCGCCCATCGCGCTGCTGATCCGTAACACGGACCAGCGCAGCAAGGACTACGGCAACATCGTCGAAACCTTCCGTCCTGGCCACGCCGACTACACCTACTGGCAGAAGTACGGCATTCGCGACCATCGTGGCGGCGGCCGTTCGTCGGCGCGCCTGACGGCGCCGACAGTGGCGGCGGGAGCCGTCGCGAAGAAATGGCTGCGCGAGAAGTTTGGCGTGGAGATTCGCGGCTATATGGCGGCGCTCGGCGAGATCGACGTGCCGTTCGTCGACTGGCAATACGTGCGCGAAAATCCGTTCTTCGTGCCGAATGCCGATATCGTGCCGCAGCTCGAAACGTATATGGATGAACTGCGCAAGGACGGCGATTCGATCGGCGCGCGCATCAACGTGGTCGCGTCGGGCGTGCCCGTGGGCCTTGGCGAGCCGCTGTTCGACCGCCTCGACGCCGACATCGCGCACGCCATGATGGGCATCAACGCGGTGAAGGGCGTCGAGATCGGCGCGGGCTTCGAAAGCGTCCGGCAGCGCGGTTCCGTGCATGGCGACGAACTGACGCCGGAAGGCTTCGTGGGCAACCATGCGGGCGGCGTGCTCGGCGGCATTTCGACAGGACAGGACATCACCGTGTCGATCGCCATCAAGCCGACGTCGAGCATCCGCACGCCGCGCCGTTCGATCGATAAAAACGGCCAGCCCGCCGTCGTCGAAACGTTTGGGCGACACGATCCGTGCGTCGGCATTCGCGCGACGCCGATCGCCGAGGCAATGCTCGCGCTCGTGCTGATCGACCACGCGCTAAGGCACCGCGCGCAATGCGGCGACGTCGCCGTCGATACGCCGAAGATCGCTGCCAGCGCGCCCTGA
- a CDS encoding tetratricopeptide repeat protein, which translates to MNTIDPTAADPLAPLRARTALPDAVATDWFALGNALLERANGDKALLREAVDALMRAHRLDANCDARLLHSIAQTAFILRDWALIESSTALLLARDANDANALVWRAAAVQERDDFTEAQRLLHEAARAAPGNHIVLHKLALCIKEQGRFGEAEALLRRVLELTPNNAHALFDLSELEVRAGRYAQGWLDYEARIAFAHDSNAARAALAAISPNWRGESLAGKTLVVYGEQGNGDCLWSVRFLPLLAERAQREGGRVIFGYAGPMQHLFERMLPDGIKIETSLDTKPDYHCGLMSLPLRLGINDPSVWGRPYLSADPALAGAWRERVAGATVAGNKKIGLVWNGNPDHIRDRRRSVPAHEIARILDVPGVTFFAISPGREQTVGQWRTKGIDIVDLTPQFTAGFDDVAALLVNLDALVTIDSGPAHLAGALGVPTWLMLDHVSSWFWGEETERTPWYQTAELFRQPSAGAWEAVLERVRARLEALAE; encoded by the coding sequence ATGAACACTATCGATCCCACCGCCGCCGATCCGCTCGCGCCGCTGCGTGCGCGTACGGCCTTGCCCGACGCCGTCGCGACCGACTGGTTCGCGCTCGGCAACGCGCTCCTTGAACGTGCAAACGGCGACAAGGCGCTGCTGCGCGAAGCCGTCGATGCGCTGATGCGGGCGCATCGGCTGGACGCGAATTGCGACGCCAGGCTGTTGCACAGCATCGCGCAGACGGCCTTCATCCTCCGCGACTGGGCGCTCATCGAATCGTCCACCGCACTTCTGCTGGCGCGCGACGCCAACGATGCCAACGCGCTCGTCTGGCGCGCGGCCGCCGTCCAGGAGCGCGACGATTTCACCGAAGCACAGCGCCTGCTGCACGAAGCGGCGCGCGCGGCGCCCGGCAATCACATCGTCTTGCACAAGCTCGCGTTGTGCATCAAGGAACAAGGCCGTTTCGGCGAAGCGGAAGCGCTGCTGCGCCGCGTGCTGGAGCTGACACCGAACAACGCGCACGCGCTTTTCGATCTGTCGGAACTGGAAGTGCGCGCGGGGCGTTACGCGCAAGGCTGGCTCGACTACGAAGCACGCATCGCCTTCGCGCACGATTCGAACGCCGCGCGGGCTGCGCTCGCCGCTATTAGCCCGAACTGGCGCGGCGAGTCGCTGGCGGGGAAGACGCTCGTCGTCTATGGCGAGCAGGGCAACGGCGATTGTCTGTGGTCGGTGCGCTTTCTACCGCTGCTCGCCGAGCGCGCGCAACGTGAGGGCGGCCGCGTGATTTTTGGTTACGCGGGGCCGATGCAGCATCTGTTTGAACGCATGCTGCCGGATGGCATCAAGATCGAAACGAGCCTCGACACGAAGCCCGATTATCACTGTGGGTTGATGAGCTTGCCGCTGCGTTTGGGCATCAACGATCCGTCGGTGTGGGGACGGCCGTATCTGAGCGCCGATCCCGCGCTTGCCGGCGCATGGCGCGAGCGCGTCGCTGGCGCCACGGTGGCGGGAAATAAGAAGATCGGACTTGTCTGGAACGGCAATCCCGATCACATCCGCGACAGGCGGCGCTCGGTGCCGGCTCATGAGATCGCGCGAATTCTGGATGTGCCGGGTGTGACGTTCTTCGCGATTTCACCGGGGCGCGAGCAGACGGTCGGACAATGGCGCACGAAAGGCATCGATATCGTCGACTTGACCCCGCAGTTCACGGCCGGTTTCGACGACGTGGCCGCGCTGCTCGTCAATCTCGACGCGCTCGTTACTATCGACAGCGGTCCTGCGCATCTGGCGGGCGCGCTCGGCGTGCCGACGTGGCTAATGCTCGATCACGTGTCCTCCTGGTTCTGGGGCGAGGAGACGGAGCGTACGCCGTGGTATCAGACAGCCGAGCTGTTTCGTCAGCCGTCGGCTGGCGCGTGGGAGGCCGTGCTTGAACGCGTGCGTGCCCGGCTTGAAGCGCTGGCGGAGTGA
- a CDS encoding electron transfer flavoprotein-ubiquinone oxidoreductase: MTPASLIEQYGPRESMEYDVVIVGGGPAGLSAAIRLKQRAAEKGVEIGVCVLEKGSEIGAHILSGAVMDPRALNELIPDWKEKGAPLDVEVTEDRFLFLSETGAKSVPNWALPDNFKNHGNYVISLANVTRWLGQQAEAAGVEIFPGFAAAEVLYNEDGSVKGVATGNLGIGKDGEPTENFQLGMELHAKYTLFCEGARGHLGRQLSDKFKLRDGADPQVYGIGIKELWEIDPAKHKPGLVIHTAGWPLDTQTYGGSFLYHIDNNQVMVGFVVGLGYSNPYLSPFEEFQRYKTHPEIRKFLEGGKRVSYGARAITAGGLLSLPKLAFPGGALVGDDAGFLNASRIKGSHAAIKTGMLAADAAFDAVQAGRHSDELTAYPESFKTSWLHTELYRARNFKQWMSKGLYLGTLMVGIEQKLLGGNVPWTLHHQHWDHEMLKPASQCTPIEYPKPDGKLTFDRLSSVFISNTNHEENQPAHLTLKDPSVPVKVNLQTYAGPESRYCPAAVYEFVKNDDGSERLVINAQNCVHCKTCDIKDPTQNIVWVTPEGGGGPNYPNM; encoded by the coding sequence ATGACCCCCGCAAGTCTGATCGAGCAATACGGCCCGCGCGAGTCGATGGAATATGACGTGGTGATCGTCGGCGGCGGCCCGGCGGGCCTGTCGGCGGCCATTCGCCTGAAGCAGCGTGCTGCGGAAAAAGGCGTCGAGATCGGCGTCTGCGTGCTCGAAAAAGGCTCGGAAATTGGGGCGCATATCCTCTCGGGCGCCGTGATGGACCCGCGCGCGCTGAACGAACTGATTCCGGACTGGAAGGAAAAAGGCGCGCCGCTGGACGTTGAAGTGACGGAAGACCGATTTTTGTTTCTCTCCGAAACGGGGGCGAAATCGGTGCCGAACTGGGCGCTGCCGGACAATTTCAAAAATCACGGCAATTATGTGATCAGTCTCGCGAACGTCACGCGCTGGCTGGGACAACAGGCCGAAGCGGCGGGCGTCGAGATTTTTCCGGGTTTTGCTGCCGCTGAAGTGCTGTACAACGAGGACGGTTCGGTCAAAGGCGTTGCGACGGGCAATCTTGGCATCGGCAAGGACGGCGAGCCGACCGAAAATTTCCAGCTCGGCATGGAACTGCACGCGAAGTACACGCTGTTCTGCGAAGGCGCGCGCGGCCATCTCGGCCGGCAACTGTCGGACAAATTCAAGCTGCGCGACGGCGCCGATCCGCAGGTGTACGGCATCGGCATCAAGGAACTCTGGGAAATCGATCCGGCGAAGCACAAACCGGGTCTGGTGATCCACACGGCCGGCTGGCCGCTCGATACGCAGACTTACGGTGGCTCGTTCCTGTATCACATCGACAATAACCAGGTGATGGTGGGCTTTGTCGTCGGCTTGGGCTACTCCAATCCGTATCTGTCGCCGTTCGAAGAATTCCAGCGCTACAAGACGCATCCGGAAATCCGCAAGTTCCTCGAAGGCGGCAAGCGTGTGTCGTATGGCGCGCGTGCGATCACGGCGGGCGGCCTGCTGTCGCTGCCGAAGCTCGCTTTCCCGGGCGGCGCCCTCGTGGGCGACGATGCAGGCTTCCTGAACGCGTCGCGGATCAAGGGTTCGCACGCGGCAATCAAGACAGGCATGCTCGCCGCCGACGCCGCGTTCGATGCCGTGCAGGCCGGCCGCCATAGCGACGAACTGACCGCATATCCCGAGTCGTTCAAGACTTCGTGGCTGCACACCGAACTCTATCGCGCGCGCAACTTCAAGCAGTGGATGAGCAAGGGCCTGTATCTCGGCACGTTGATGGTCGGCATCGAACAGAAGCTGCTGGGCGGTAACGTGCCGTGGACGCTGCACCACCAGCACTGGGATCACGAGATGCTGAAGCCGGCATCGCAATGCACGCCGATCGAGTATCCGAAGCCGGATGGCAAGCTCACGTTCGATCGCCTGTCGTCGGTGTTCATCTCGAACACGAATCACGAAGAGAATCAGCCTGCGCACTTGACGCTGAAAGACCCTTCGGTGCCCGTCAAGGTCAACCTGCAAACCTATGCAGGCCCTGAAAGCCGTTACTGCCCCGCCGCTGTCTATGAGTTCGTGAAGAACGACGACGGCAGCGAGCGCCTCGTCATCAACGCGCAAAACTGCGTCCACTGCAAAACCTGCGATATCAAGGACCCGACGCAGAACATCGTGTGGGTGACGCCCGAAGGCGGTGGCGGTCCGAACTATCCGAACATGTGA